The sequence below is a genomic window from Massilia oculi.
CCGCCAGCTGGCGCCCGAGAGCGTGGCGCGCATCGGCCACTTCAGCAACGGGGTGGACACCGACTACTTCTCGCCCGAGCACGAGCTGGCCAGCCCCTATGCGGCCGGTGAAAAGACGCTGGTGTTTACCGGCGCCATGGATTACTGGCCCAACGTCGACGCCGTGCAATGGTTCTGCGACGAAGTATTCCCGACCCTGGCCGCGCAAGACCCGGCGCTGCGCTTCTACATCGTCGGCTCGCGCCCGAACCCGCAGGTCCAGGCCCTGGGCCAGCGCGCGGGCGTGACCGTGACCGGCACCGTGCCCGACGTGCGGCCATACATCCGCCACGCCACGCTGGCGGTGGCGCCGCTGCGCATCGCGCGCGGCATCCAGAACAAGGTGCTCGAGGCGATGGCCATGGGCACGCCGACCGTGGTCTCGCCGCAGGCGCTGGAAGGCATCGATGCGGTGCCGGACCAGGAGCTGGCGGTGGCCGACGGCGCCCCGGCCTGGATCGCGGCCCTCGGGGCCCTGCTGGCGAACAGCAACCGTGACATGGGCCGCGCCGCACGCGCGCGGGTCGAACATCATTACAGCTGGCCGAGCAACCTGGCCTGCATCGAGGAGCGACTGGAATGCTCGTGAACCCACCCAAGGACCTGGCCGCCGCCGCACCGGGCGCCGCCACCGCGCCGCTGGCGCCCTCGAGCGCGATGCTGATCGCGCTCGCGCTGCTGGCGCCCTTCTTCCTCTACCTCGGCACCGCCGGGTCGCTGGTGGCGATCTGGAACAGTTCCGAGACCTTCGCCCACGGCTACGCCATCCTGCCGATCAGCCTGTGGCTGATCTGGCGCCGGCGCGCCGTCTTCAATGCGATCCCGGCGCGGCCCTGGGCCCCGGCCCTGCTGCTGCTGGCGATGCTGGGCGCCGGCTGGCTGCTGGCGCGCATGGGCGAGGTGCAGGTGGTGATGCAGTACGCCTTCGTGTCGATGTTCCCGGTGATCGCGCTGGCCATGCTGGGGCCGCGCCTGGCCGGGGCACTCGCCTTTCCGCTCCTGTTCCTGCTGCTGGCCGTGCCCTTCGGCGAAGTCTTCGTCGGCCCGCTGATCAACCTCACCGCCGACTTCACCGTATGGGCGGTGCAGGCCACCGGCATCCCGGTGCTGCGCAACGGCACCCGCTTCGAGCTGCCGACCGGATCCTGGTCGGTGGTCGAAGCCTGCAGCGGCGTGCGCTACCTGATTTCCTCGTTCACCCTGGGCTGCCTGTACGCCTACCTGACCTACCGCACGCTGTCCAAGCGCCTGCTGTTCGTGGCGGTATCGATCGTGGTGCCGATCATCGCCAACGGCCTGCGCGCCTACATGATCGTGATGATCGGCCACCTGTCGGGCATGGAGCTGGCCACCGGCGTCGATCACCTGATCTATGGCTGGGTGTTCTTCGGCCTGGTCATGCTGCTGATGTTCTGGGTCGGCAGCTTCTGGCGCGATGACGACGAGATCCCGGTCGCTGCCGGGGCCACGCCGGCCGCCGCCATGCCGGGCAACCCGGCGCCGGCCTCGACCGCCCGCATGGCGGCGATGTGCGCCGCCGTGGTGGCGCTCACCGCCCTGTGGCCGGGCTTCGCGCGCTACAACGACGCCGCCAACCTCAATCCTCAGCCGGTCCAGCTGTCCACGGTGGCGGTGAGCTGGCCACAGGTGGCGCCGTTCGCCGACTGGACCCCGCGCTGGATCAACCCGGACGCGACCTACCGCGCCACCTTCCGCAACAGCGAAACCATGCCGCCGGTCGCGCTCGACATCATGTATTACCGCAACCAGCGCAACGGCAAGGCCCTGATCAGCTCCGTCAACACGCTGGCCACCTCGGACGACGCCTGGCACGCCGTCGGCGGCGCGATGCGCAGCGAAACCCTGGATGGCCAGCCGCTGTCCCTGCGCGAGACGCGCCTGAACGGCCCGGGCGGCCAGATCCTGGTGTGGCAGTGGATGTCGATCGACGGCCACCTGACGGCCAACAACTACGTCGGCAAGCTGTTGCAGGCCCAGGCC
It includes:
- a CDS encoding TIGR03087 family PEP-CTERM/XrtA system glycosyltransferase; the protein is MQDLLLLIHRIPYPPNKGDKIRSYNLLKHLARDYRVHLATFVDDADDWQHVPTVEAMCASSHFAALNPLLARVRSLGALVRNRSLSLDYYQDAGMARWVEQTVAAHGIKRVMVFSSPMAQYVDHHRDARRVIDFCDVDSDKWRQYADKKSWPMSWLYRHEARQLLRYERQVASQYDASLFVSKPEADLFRQLAPESVARIGHFSNGVDTDYFSPEHELASPYAAGEKTLVFTGAMDYWPNVDAVQWFCDEVFPTLAAQDPALRFYIVGSRPNPQVQALGQRAGVTVTGTVPDVRPYIRHATLAVAPLRIARGIQNKVLEAMAMGTPTVVSPQALEGIDAVPDQELAVADGAPAWIAALGALLANSNRDMGRAARARVEHHYSWPSNLACIEERLECS
- the xrtA gene encoding exosortase A, with the translated sequence MLVNPPKDLAAAAPGAATAPLAPSSAMLIALALLAPFFLYLGTAGSLVAIWNSSETFAHGYAILPISLWLIWRRRAVFNAIPARPWAPALLLLAMLGAGWLLARMGEVQVVMQYAFVSMFPVIALAMLGPRLAGALAFPLLFLLLAVPFGEVFVGPLINLTADFTVWAVQATGIPVLRNGTRFELPTGSWSVVEACSGVRYLISSFTLGCLYAYLTYRTLSKRLLFVAVSIVVPIIANGLRAYMIVMIGHLSGMELATGVDHLIYGWVFFGLVMLLMFWVGSFWRDDDEIPVAAGATPAAAMPGNPAPASTARMAAMCAAVVALTALWPGFARYNDAANLNPQPVQLSTVAVSWPQVAPFADWTPRWINPDATYRATFRNSETMPPVALDIMYYRNQRNGKALISSVNTLATSDDAWHAVGGAMRSETLDGQPLSLRETRLNGPGGQILVWQWMSIDGHLTANNYVGKLLQAQAKLRFRGDDGAVVLLSAPVRDNPEAARAALRAFLAGQGQAVERALDHARTH